The Rhizobium sp. ZPR4 DNA segment GGAACCCGCCAAGGTCAACGTCAGCGCGCCGATGACGGCACCCACCGGAGAGACGCGGCCACCGGTAAATTCGCCACCACCGAGGATGACGCCGGCGATCGACAGCAATGTGTAACGCAGCGCGATGTTCGCATCCGCCGAGGTGGTGAGCCCGACCAGCGCAATACCGGAAAGTACGGCGAAGAAGCCAGCCAGCGCATAAGCCGCCGCACGCAGGCTGACGACGGACCAGCCGGCCCGCTGCAGCGATCGCTGATTGCCGCCGACGCCGCGGATAAGCACCCCGAAAGAGGAGCGCATGACGATCAGATGGGAAAACAGCGCGATGACCACGCTCGCTATGATCGCCATAGGAACAAGCGGCGGTTTCGAGGTCATCAGCCAGCGCGCCCAATCCGGCGCGGTGCCACCCGGCGCCGGCAACAATAGAACCGCAAGGCCGCCCCAGACGAAGCTCATGCCGAGCGTGACGACGATCGATGGCAGATCCCTGATATAGATGACGATGCCGATCGCGGCATAGACGGCGATTGCGGCCGCCAGAATGAGGATGCCGATGAGCGGAGAGGATTGCAGATAGGTCGCCGCCACGCAGGCCGTGAAGCTGACGAAGGTCCCCATCGACAGGTCAAGATCGTTGACCGACATGATCATCATCTGCGCGATCGTCGCCAAGGCAATCGGTACGGCGAGATTGAAGAGCAGATTGAGACCGATATAGCTCATGGCGCGCGGCTGCAGATAAAAGACCGCGGCGAGCAGCACGGCAAGCGATAGCGCCGGAATGAGCAGGCGCAGGGTAGCGGATGACGGACGGCTCATGCGCCCTCCCCCGCAAAGGAAGCCGCCAGCACATTTTCCTCCGTGATGTGCTTTCCAACCAACTCGGCGACGATGGCACCATCGCGAAAGACATAGGCGCGGTCGCAAAGACGGATCTCGTCCATCTCCGTTGAATACCAGATGAAAGTCCGGCCGGACGAAGCCTCGTCGTTCAAGATCCTGTAGACCTCCTGTTTGGTACCGATATCGACACCGCGCATGGGATCGTCCATCAGCACGATCGGCGCCGTCGTGGCCAAGGCGCGGGCAAACAGAACTTTCTGCTGATTGCCGCCGGACAAGGACAGAATGCCGTTTGCCATCGTCGGCGTACGAATTTCGATGCGACCTTTCCAGTCCGCTCCGAGGCGATCCTCCTGCCCGCTGTCGACGACAGACATTCTTGAAAAGTCGCCCAGTGAGGCAATGCTGAGGTTTTTCAGGATGCTCCACAGCGGGAAAGTGCCGTTCAGGCTCCGGTCGCCGGCGACGAAGGCGATATTGCCCTGCCTGCCCGGCAACCAGTTGCTTGAAAGCGACCGATGGAGATCGAGCAGCATGTCGGTCTGACCGTGGCCGGCCAGTCCGGCGAGCCCTATCACCTCGCCCTTGCGGGCATTGAAGCCAAGTCCCTTGCCGCCTCGTGCCGGCAACGCAAGGAGAGGAGGCGATGCGCCGCCCTCCCCGCTCGTGCGCTTGCGGTCCTGCTCCTTGACGACACTGCCCATTGCCTGGACCAGGCTGTGGACTGTGAAATCCTGGGCGCTGCGATCGGCGACGACGCGGCCGTCCTTCATGACCAGAATGCGGCTCGCTGTCGAAAGGATCTCGCCGAGAATATGCGAGATCAGCATGACAGCGCCACCGGCCTGCACGAAGCCGCGCACATAGGCCATCAACTGCGCCGCAAGCCCCGCATCGAGCGAAGAGGTAGGTTCATCCAGGATGACCAGCTTCGGCTTCTCGCCGACGGCACAAAAGGTGATCGCGATCTCTACCATCTGCCGCTCGGCGATCGAGAGTTCGCCGACTGTCCGCATGACGTCGATCCTGTGACCGGCAAAAATCTCGTCGAGCTTGGCACGAACGATGATCGCCGCCTGCCGCCGCCAGTTCCAGCCGGCAAGGCCGCGATGGACAACCCGCATATTCTCAACGACGGTGAGATTGGGGGCGAGCGACAATTCCTGAAAGACGCAGCGTATGCCGTGCGCGCGCGCCGCGTTGACGCCGTGCACAGTGCTGTCCCCTTCATAGGTGACGTTGCCCTCGTGCGGGCTGAGACCACCATTGATGACGTTGACGATCGTCGACTTGCCGGCACCATTGTGACCGACGAGCCCTATGCACTCGCCAGCATGAACCGTCAGATCGGCACCATCGAGCGCTTTCACAGCACCGAAATGCACCTTGATGCCCCGGGCCGAGACGACGGCTTGCGGGCCGGCATCCTGTCTCTTCAAAGCATTGTCTTTGGCTGCAATCATGGATCGTCCGGTCGGGCGTTGCATCGGCGGGCGCCGCCTTTTCATCGGCGGCGCCAGTCTTTACGGCTTGCGAAAATCGGCTACTTCGCCGCGGCGATGACCTTCTTGGCGTCGTCGAGCGTATATTCGACGTTGGCGACACCGCCCGCCTGCGTGGTGGCAAGGTTGGTTTCGAGATTGTCCTGATCGATGCGCAGGAACGGGACAACCAGATCCTTCTTTACCTCTTGACCGTCAAGGATCTGCTGGGCGACCCAGAAGGCGAGTGTCGAGACGCCGGGCGCGATCGAGACCGACATCGTCTCATAGCCATTGGCATCCTTCTCCTTCTTCCACCAGGCAAGCTCATCCTGACGGTTGCCCATCACGATCGTGGGCATCGGACGCTTGGCCGCGGCAAAGGCCTGGGCAGCACCATAGCCGTCACCGCCCTGGGTCACGACCGCAGCAATATCGGGAAGGCTCGGCAGGATACCAGCGACGGCACGCTGCGCCACATCCTGAGCCCAGTCGCCATGAACCGAACCGACAATCTTGAACTGCGGATATTTGGCGGCAGCCTCGTGGATACCGGCCGAAATCTCATCATCGACCGAGACGCCGGCAAGCCCGCGGATCTCAAGCACATTGCCACCCTTCGGCATCTTCTTGGCGAGATATTCGATCTGGCTGGCACCCATGCCCTTGAAGTCGACGGCGATGCGCCAGGCGCAGGGTTCGGTAACGATACCGTCGAAGGAGACGACAACGATCTTGGCATCGCAGGCTTCCTTGATCGCACCGTTCAGTGCTGTCGGCGATGCGGCATCGATGACGATCGCATCATAACCCTGCAGGATCATGTTCTGGATCTGGGCGGCCTGTTCGGTTGCCTGGTTTTCGGCCGTTGTGAACGGATCGGCGGCGGCAACGACTCCGGTTTTGACCGCTTCGCCCGTCACCTTCTGCCAGCTGGTCAGCATGGCCTGGCGCCAGGAATTGCCAGCATAATTGTTCGACAATGCAATTTTCTTGGACGACGTATCGGCAAAGGCAGCACCCGGCGCAGCAACGCAAGCGATGACGGCGGATGCCATAAGCATCTTGGCAATATTCATTTTTTCCTCCCAAAGAGCCTGTACTTCATCTTCCAGGCCAAGATTTTCGAACGCGCTCCTCAACGAACGATCGAAAATAATATTTGCACTGAAGGTTCCCCTGTCAGTAAAAACAGGATGTCCGAGATTGTGACGCTTGTACAGGCGCTTAAAGGGCGGGACCTTGCGGGATCCCGCAGAAAAGATGCGCAAATCCGCAAGACGGATCACCCGGATCGGCGCTTAATAGCGTCGGAAATCTGCATGCTGCGAGCGGCCGGAGGAGTAAGGGTCGACGCATTGCCTGGGAGGGCGTGTCTTGCGCGATCTGGCGCCGCAATCGGTCTTCGACCATTATCTCAACATATCAAGGCTTCTTGCCGGCCAGCTCGACTTTCACTCGGTCATCCAGGCGGTCGCTGCCGAAATCAGC contains these protein-coding regions:
- a CDS encoding ABC transporter permease, producing MSRPSSATLRLLIPALSLAVLLAAVFYLQPRAMSYIGLNLLFNLAVPIALATIAQMMIMSVNDLDLSMGTFVSFTACVAATYLQSSPLIGILILAAAIAVYAAIGIVIYIRDLPSIVVTLGMSFVWGGLAVLLLPAPGGTAPDWARWLMTSKPPLVPMAIIASVVIALFSHLIVMRSSFGVLIRGVGGNQRSLQRAGWSVVSLRAAAYALAGFFAVLSGIALVGLTTSADANIALRYTLLSIAGVILGGGEFTGGRVSPVGAVIGALTLTLAGSFLSFLRISPDWQIGAQGAILIIVLALRLLLNRVEKREKQS
- a CDS encoding sugar ABC transporter ATP-binding protein encodes the protein MIAAKDNALKRQDAGPQAVVSARGIKVHFGAVKALDGADLTVHAGECIGLVGHNGAGKSTIVNVINGGLSPHEGNVTYEGDSTVHGVNAARAHGIRCVFQELSLAPNLTVVENMRVVHRGLAGWNWRRQAAIIVRAKLDEIFAGHRIDVMRTVGELSIAERQMVEIAITFCAVGEKPKLVILDEPTSSLDAGLAAQLMAYVRGFVQAGGAVMLISHILGEILSTASRILVMKDGRVVADRSAQDFTVHSLVQAMGSVVKEQDRKRTSGEGGASPPLLALPARGGKGLGFNARKGEVIGLAGLAGHGQTDMLLDLHRSLSSNWLPGRQGNIAFVAGDRSLNGTFPLWSILKNLSIASLGDFSRMSVVDSGQEDRLGADWKGRIEIRTPTMANGILSLSGGNQQKVLFARALATTAPIVLMDDPMRGVDIGTKQEVYRILNDEASSGRTFIWYSTEMDEIRLCDRAYVFRDGAIVAELVGKHITEENVLAASFAGEGA
- a CDS encoding ABC transporter substrate-binding protein, yielding MNIAKMLMASAVIACVAAPGAAFADTSSKKIALSNNYAGNSWRQAMLTSWQKVTGEAVKTGVVAAADPFTTAENQATEQAAQIQNMILQGYDAIVIDAASPTALNGAIKEACDAKIVVVSFDGIVTEPCAWRIAVDFKGMGASQIEYLAKKMPKGGNVLEIRGLAGVSVDDEISAGIHEAAAKYPQFKIVGSVHGDWAQDVAQRAVAGILPSLPDIAAVVTQGGDGYGAAQAFAAAKRPMPTIVMGNRQDELAWWKKEKDANGYETMSVSIAPGVSTLAFWVAQQILDGQEVKKDLVVPFLRIDQDNLETNLATTQAGGVANVEYTLDDAKKVIAAAK